A portion of the Micavibrio sp. TMED2 genome contains these proteins:
- a CDS encoding transglutaminase, which produces MTDPLLVPTKLLDFDAAPLARLIENRSWRGLSEYDRIGAAYDFVRNEIAFGYNRADDIPASEVLSDGYGQCNTKGTLLMALLRGVGIRCRLHGFTIHKGLQRGVVPELVYPLAPQEILHSWVEIEFQGAWINLEGFILDDAFLDVLQTSFSDTESLCGYGAGTDCLGAPPVAWNGEDTYIQKTAIVQDFGVYDTPDAFYLSHEQSFGWLRGALYRHIIRHWMNARVRGFRSGRLKTDRRATHAHEEPANAA; this is translated from the coding sequence ATGACCGACCCCCTACTTGTACCCACCAAACTACTGGATTTTGATGCCGCGCCTCTTGCGCGTCTAATTGAGAACCGCAGCTGGCGCGGCTTATCCGAATACGATCGGATCGGAGCTGCCTATGATTTCGTTCGGAATGAAATCGCGTTCGGATACAATCGAGCTGACGACATCCCCGCATCCGAAGTGCTTTCCGACGGCTATGGGCAGTGCAATACCAAAGGCACGCTCTTGATGGCGCTGCTGCGTGGTGTCGGCATTCGTTGCCGGTTGCATGGGTTTACGATCCACAAAGGCTTGCAGCGCGGTGTTGTCCCTGAGCTGGTGTATCCGCTTGCTCCGCAGGAAATTCTCCACTCATGGGTCGAGATCGAATTTCAAGGTGCCTGGATCAACCTTGAAGGCTTCATCCTGGATGACGCTTTCCTCGATGTCCTGCAAACGTCATTCTCGGACACAGAAAGTCTCTGCGGTTATGGCGCGGGCACGGATTGCCTTGGCGCGCCTCCCGTCGCCTGGAACGGAGAAGATACCTACATTCAGAAAACCGCCATTGTGCAAGATTTTGGCGTGTACGATACGCCGGACGCCTTCTATTTGTCCCATGAGCAATCCTTTGGGTGGCTGCGTGGTGCCCTTTACCGTCATATCATCCGCCACTGGATGAATGCGCGCGTACGTGGTTTCCGCAGCGGCCGCCTCAAGACTGACCGACGCGCGACACACGCGCATGAGGAGCCTGCCAATGCCGCATGA
- a CDS encoding cation transporter, protein MPHDHGHAHIEPDSGDRRVAIAIWANGLLTVAXIVGGIFSGSLALIADALHNFSDMASLVIAFAARKIARRPADERMTFGYGRVEIVAALINYTTLIVIGFYLIYEGGMRMIDPPEVMGWTVVILGGIALVVDTLTAMLTYSMQKGSVNIRALFLHNLSDALASVAVIVGGTLIILYDMRWVDPAITIGIALYILYLSFTEIGGPIRTLMLGSPPDIDGNDVVRAIQSVDGVVDVHHVHLWQMQEHAAALDCHIVVEREWMGEADKINENVKSVLHERFSIEHSTLEFEASDNAHQEAQVFGHRS, encoded by the coding sequence ATGCCGCATGATCATGGGCACGCGCATATCGAACCGGATTCTGGCGATCGGCGGGTTGCCATCGCGATCTGGGCGAACGGGCTTCTTACCGTTGCGCANATCGTCGGGGGCATATTCTCGGGCAGTCTGGCACTGATCGCCGATGCGCTGCACAACTTTTCCGATATGGCCTCGCTTGTCATTGCCTTCGCCGCACGCAAGATCGCGCGCCGCCCGGCCGATGAGCGCATGACCTTCGGCTATGGCCGGGTCGAAATCGTCGCGGCCCTGATCAACTACACCACCCTCATCGTGATCGGCTTCTATCTGATCTACGAAGGTGGCATGCGCATGATTGATCCACCCGAAGTCATGGGGTGGACCGTAGTCATTCTCGGTGGAATCGCGCTTGTGGTCGACACGCTGACCGCAATGCTGACCTATTCGATGCAGAAGGGGAGCGTGAACATCCGTGCGCTTTTTCTCCACAACCTTTCGGATGCGTTGGCTTCAGTGGCCGTCATAGTCGGCGGGACGCTCATAATACTCTATGATATGCGTTGGGTTGATCCGGCCATCACTATCGGCATCGCGCTCTACATCCTGTATTTGTCCTTCACCGAAATAGGGGGCCCAATTCGAACCCTGATGCTTGGGAGCCCACCAGATATTGATGGAAATGACGTGGTCAGAGCGATCCAGAGTGTCGATGGCGTTGTGGACGTGCATCATGTCCACCTGTGGCAAATGCAGGAGCACGCTGCGGCATTGGACTGCCATATTGTCGTCGAACGCGAATGGATGGGTGAGGCCGACAAGATTAACGAAAACGTCAAATCGGTGCTGCATGAACGTTTCTCAATCGAGCATTCCACGCTTGAATTCGAAGCGAGCGACAATGCGCATCAGGAGGCGCAGGTGTTCGGACACCGCTCATGA